One genomic segment of bacterium includes these proteins:
- a CDS encoding phospho-N-acetylmuramoyl-pentapeptide-transferase — translation MLYYLFDYINKLYSPPGFDIFRFLTFRSALAAITGLFMAFYLGPKIIRGLQKYQIGEAKKEDAPQTHWSKAGTPTMGGLIIILSAVVPVLLWGDLTSIYIILILGGTVWLSLVGFLDDYLKVVKKLPKGLIGRYKIIGQIIIGLIVGTVIYFSPEFANYNSLTTVPFLKNVNLDLSIFYIPVVIFIITATSNAVNLTDGLDGLAIGIIAIVMIALALLSYVSGNVIFADYLNIIYLPGSGELTVFVAALVGASLGFLWYNAYPAQVFMGDTGSLALGGAFGILAVLIKKELFIPILGGVFFMETLSVIIQKIYFKYTKKKFGQGRRVFKMAPIHHHFEILGWAEPKIVVRFYIIAIILAIVTLVSFKIR, via the coding sequence ATGCTTTACTATTTATTTGATTACATAAATAAACTTTATTCGCCCCCTGGATTTGACATATTCCGGTTCCTGACATTCAGGTCAGCGTTAGCAGCGATAACCGGTTTGTTTATGGCATTCTATCTCGGACCGAAAATAATCCGTGGTCTGCAAAAGTATCAGATAGGTGAAGCAAAGAAGGAAGACGCTCCTCAAACACATTGGTCAAAAGCTGGAACTCCAACCATGGGAGGGTTAATAATAATTCTTTCTGCTGTCGTTCCTGTTTTATTGTGGGGTGATTTAACAAGCATCTATATAATATTAATTCTTGGCGGTACAGTTTGGCTCAGTCTTGTTGGCTTTCTTGATGATTATCTGAAAGTCGTGAAGAAATTACCAAAAGGTTTGATCGGCAGATATAAAATTATTGGTCAAATAATAATTGGACTCATTGTTGGTACTGTAATTTATTTCTCACCGGAGTTTGCGAATTATAATTCATTGACGACTGTACCATTTCTAAAAAATGTAAATCTTGATCTTTCGATTTTTTATATACCAGTGGTGATATTCATTATCACAGCAACATCCAATGCAGTGAATTTAACTGATGGACTGGATGGACTTGCAATCGGAATAATTGCAATTGTAATGATTGCTCTTGCATTGCTGAGCTATGTAAGTGGTAACGTAATTTTTGCAGATTACCTGAACATAATTTATTTACCCGGCTCGGGTGAATTGACTGTTTTTGTAGCTGCACTTGTTGGTGCATCACTTGGATTTCTCTGGTACAATGCATATCCGGCTCAGGTTTTTATGGGAGATACCGGCTCGCTTGCACTTGGTGGTGCGTTCGGGATTCTCGCTGTTCTTATTAAGAAGGAATTATTTATCCCGATTCTTGGCGGTGTTTTTTTTATGGAAACACTTTCTGTGATAATTCAGAAAATTTATTTCAAATACACAAAGAAAAAATTCGGACAGGGCAGAAGAGTTTTTAAAATGGCTCCGATTCATCATCACTTTGAAATACTTGGATGGGCTGAACCGAAAATCGTTGTTCGCTTTTACATAATTGCAATAATTCTTGCGATTGTAACACTTGTTTCATTCAAAATAAGATAA
- a CDS encoding UDP-N-acetylmuramoyl-L-alanine--D-glutamate ligase encodes MEVKGKKISIIGAARSGVGAAKLVKRLGGIPFVSDLGSKEKIYDAVNQLEVEKIDFEFGGHSDRVYESTLMIVSPGVPNDSQVLTTARSKGIKLISEVEFAYHYCKGKVIAITGTNGKTTTTSLCGHVFNTCGYKTHVAGNIGLAFSEIALDVKEGEFVSLEVSSFQLDLIEKFKPAVAMILNITPDHLNRYENSVEKYAQSKQRIYTNQDEKDYLILNKDSHTVMNYLSDHKSKSIYFSLTEEQTNGCFYKDDKVIFKLNGKEEFICSRNDIKIRGEHNLANAMSVICAAKVFNLDNAGIIKGLQTFESVEHRLELVRQIDGIKYINDSKATNVDSVWYALKSFDEPILLILGGQDKGNDYNQIKELVLQKVKKIYAIGSSAEKVFNFFHQDVKVEIEKSLEDAVKSSSREARSGDVVLLSPACASFDMFNNYEHRGKVFKEAVNKL; translated from the coding sequence ATGGAAGTTAAAGGTAAAAAAATATCGATCATCGGAGCAGCAAGAAGCGGAGTCGGCGCTGCAAAACTTGTAAAGCGTCTAGGAGGAATTCCATTTGTTAGTGATTTGGGTTCTAAGGAAAAAATATATGATGCAGTGAATCAACTCGAAGTTGAAAAAATCGATTTTGAGTTCGGGGGACACTCGGACAGAGTATATGAGTCGACGCTTATGATTGTCAGTCCGGGTGTTCCCAACGATTCACAAGTTTTAACAACGGCTCGTTCAAAAGGAATTAAGTTAATCAGTGAAGTTGAGTTCGCATACCATTATTGCAAAGGAAAAGTCATCGCGATTACAGGCACTAATGGTAAAACAACCACTACTAGTTTATGCGGACACGTATTTAATACCTGTGGTTACAAAACTCACGTTGCTGGAAATATAGGTCTGGCATTCAGTGAAATAGCTCTTGATGTAAAAGAAGGTGAATTCGTTTCTCTTGAAGTGTCAAGCTTTCAGCTTGACCTCATTGAGAAATTCAAGCCGGCTGTGGCAATGATATTAAACATTACACCTGATCACCTTAACAGGTACGAGAATAGTGTTGAAAAATATGCGCAGTCAAAGCAAAGGATTTATACGAACCAGGACGAAAAAGATTATTTGATTCTTAATAAAGACAGCCATACGGTAATGAATTATCTGTCAGATCATAAAAGTAAATCGATTTATTTCTCTTTAACTGAAGAGCAAACAAATGGATGCTTCTATAAAGATGATAAAGTAATTTTCAAATTGAATGGGAAAGAAGAATTTATTTGCTCAAGGAATGACATTAAAATCAGAGGTGAACACAACCTTGCAAATGCAATGTCGGTTATATGTGCAGCAAAGGTTTTTAATCTTGATAATGCGGGAATTATTAAAGGTCTCCAAACATTTGAGAGCGTTGAACATCGTTTAGAGCTTGTGAGACAGATTGATGGTATCAAATACATTAATGATTCAAAAGCTACTAATGTTGATTCTGTATGGTATGCGTTAAAAAGTTTTGATGAACCAATTCTTCTCATACTTGGCGGACAGGATAAAGGGAACGATTATAACCAGATAAAAGAGCTGGTACTTCAGAAAGTAAAAAAGATTTATGCAATAGGTTCTTCAGCAGAAAAAGTTTTCAACTTCTTCCATCAGGATGTAAAAGTTGAAATTGAAAAATCACTTGAGGATGCAGTCAAAAGTTCAAGCAGGGAAGCACGGAGTGGTGATGTAGTTCTTTTGTCACCTGCCTGTGCAAGCTTTGATATGTTTAATAATTACGAACATCGTGGAAAAGTTTTTAAAGAAGCAGTAAACAAATTATAA
- a CDS encoding cell division protein FtsW: MKKLGLTIFFDAFALMLLGLTIVMSASSTYSVFKFDSVFYLFNSHLFKVLLGIAAVILFALIPYEYYRRLSKPLIIATVFLLVFTLLFAPSIKGAGRWLNLGVISIQPADIAKLVLVIHLALLLEAKANVMDNYRHGFLYLFIWIIGISGLIMLQPNISSGIMLILISLTIIYAGGAKLKHILVSLLISGTVIGIAAMIFPHSRSRIFSFVSSITSGSDLNFQVKQALYSLGSGGIFGVGIGNSMQSNLFLPEAYGDFIFAILGEELGLIGSIAVLVSYLVLLVCGILVAKKTKDQFGQLLAFGITISIVFYAFVNVAVTTGVLPTTGLPLPFISYGGTSLIFLCISVGILINIAFTNHMRQNGVIHVPDQNPVQGSNR; encoded by the coding sequence ATGAAAAAATTAGGACTGACAATTTTCTTTGATGCATTTGCACTAATGCTATTGGGCTTAACCATAGTAATGAGTGCGAGCAGCACTTACAGCGTGTTTAAGTTTGATAGCGTTTTCTATCTGTTTAACTCACATCTTTTTAAAGTATTGTTAGGAATTGCTGCAGTAATACTTTTTGCCTTAATACCTTATGAGTATTACAGAAGACTCAGTAAGCCTCTCATCATTGCAACTGTCTTTCTGCTTGTATTTACTCTGCTCTTTGCACCTAGCATCAAAGGTGCTGGCAGATGGTTGAACCTCGGTGTAATTTCAATCCAGCCTGCTGATATTGCCAAACTGGTTCTTGTAATTCACCTTGCTTTGTTGCTGGAAGCAAAAGCCAATGTAATGGATAATTACAGGCATGGGTTTTTGTATTTATTTATCTGGATAATTGGCATTTCGGGCTTGATCATGCTTCAGCCGAATATAAGCAGCGGCATTATGCTTATTCTGATTTCTCTTACAATTATTTATGCCGGAGGGGCAAAGCTTAAGCATATTCTTGTTTCACTTCTAATCAGCGGAACTGTTATTGGAATTGCTGCAATGATTTTTCCTCATTCAAGATCTAGGATTTTTTCTTTTGTCAGCTCAATTACAAGCGGAAGTGATTTAAATTTTCAGGTGAAGCAGGCTCTTTACAGTCTTGGCAGCGGTGGAATTTTTGGTGTTGGAATTGGAAATAGTATGCAGAGCAATTTGTTTCTTCCTGAAGCATATGGTGATTTTATTTTTGCAATTCTTGGTGAAGAACTTGGACTTATAGGTTCAATTGCTGTGCTGGTCTCATATCTGGTGCTTCTGGTTTGTGGAATTTTAGTTGCGAAGAAAACAAAAGATCAGTTTGGGCAACTGCTGGCATTTGGAATAACTATTTCAATTGTGTTTTATGCTTTTGTGAATGTTGCGGTTACAACAGGAGTTCTGCCGACAACAGGACTTCCACTTCCGTTTATTAGTTACGGTGGAACATCTTTGATATTTCTGTGCATTAGTGTCGGAATTTTAATCAACATTGCATTCACGAATCATATGCGGCAGAATGGTGTTATTCACGTACCAGATCAAAATCCTGTTCAGGGAAGCAACAGATGA
- the murG gene encoding undecaprenyldiphospho-muramoylpentapeptide beta-N-acetylglucosaminyltransferase, whose amino-acid sequence MSSVETKYRFLFAGGGTGGHLFPAVAVAEQIREMKPEADILFIGTKDKIEGRVVPKLGFKFKSIWIKGFSRRINIENLLFPLKLFVSMVQSLLINMSFKPKVAIGSGGYVAGPAIWAANVMGAKIILLEQNSYPGVTTRLLEKYATEVHLSFQESKKYLRKEKVHHITGNPVRKNLGRMDRTIALKSFGLSSEKKTLLVLGGSLGARTINEAMLESINAFKENGIQVIWQTGKNYFEQFKKMNSDSTKVYDFIEDMNAAYSVCDLLLARAGATTIAELLNLGIPAILVPSPNVAENHQYYNAKALSDNNAAILIEDKNLKSEIGKKVLELVKSESTLTEIKTNALKMAKSNAAKVIAQNAINFAEAV is encoded by the coding sequence ATGAGCAGTGTTGAAACCAAATACAGATTTTTATTTGCGGGTGGTGGTACAGGCGGACATCTTTTCCCGGCAGTCGCTGTCGCTGAACAAATCAGAGAGATGAAACCGGAAGCTGATATTCTTTTTATCGGTACAAAAGATAAAATTGAAGGAAGAGTAGTTCCGAAGCTTGGATTTAAATTCAAATCAATCTGGATAAAGGGATTTTCCAGAAGAATTAATATTGAAAATTTATTGTTCCCTTTAAAACTTTTTGTTTCGATGGTGCAATCGTTGTTAATAAATATGTCATTCAAACCAAAAGTTGCGATTGGATCAGGTGGATATGTAGCTGGTCCTGCAATCTGGGCTGCGAATGTAATGGGCGCGAAAATAATTCTTCTTGAACAAAACAGTTATCCCGGAGTTACGACACGACTGCTGGAAAAATATGCAACTGAAGTCCATCTGAGTTTTCAGGAATCAAAAAAATATTTAAGAAAAGAAAAGGTACATCATATTACAGGAAATCCTGTAAGAAAAAATCTTGGAAGAATGGATAGAACTATTGCACTTAAAAGTTTTGGACTATCAAGTGAAAAAAAAACTTTGCTCGTTCTTGGCGGAAGTTTAGGAGCTAGAACAATAAATGAAGCGATGTTGGAAAGTATAAACGCTTTTAAAGAAAATGGAATTCAGGTGATCTGGCAGACAGGGAAAAATTATTTTGAACAGTTCAAAAAAATGAACAGTGATTCCACAAAAGTTTATGATTTCATTGAAGATATGAATGCTGCTTACTCAGTTTGTGATTTATTGCTTGCTAGGGCTGGGGCAACTACTATTGCAGAACTGCTGAATCTTGGAATTCCTGCAATACTTGTTCCCTCGCCGAATGTTGCAGAGAATCATCAATATTATAATGCAAAAGCTTTGTCAGATAATAACGCAGCAATTTTGATTGAAGATAAAAACCTGAAATCTGAAATAGGTAAAAAAGTTCTTGAGTTAGTGAAATCCGAAAGTACTCTTACTGAGATAAAAACAAACGCTCTGAAGATGGCAAAATCGAATGCTGCGAAAGTGATAGCACAGAACGCAATAAATTTTGCGGAGGCTGTATGA
- a CDS encoding UDP-N-acetylmuramate--L-alanine ligase yields MFKSIKKIHFVGIGGIGMSGIAEILINQGFEVSGSDLHLTEVTKRLEELGAKVYEGHSADNIKDVDVLVYSSAVIPDNPEVRAAADRNIPIIKRAEMLAETMRMQYGIGIAGTHGKTTTTSMVGLTLTEGGIDPTIIVGGKLSGLGGTNARLGNGEFIVVEADEFDRTFLKLTPTIAAITTLEREHLDTYKDLDDIKTAFIEFANKVPFYGFVVICLDEPALQDIIPSINKTVFTYGITAQADVRAIDIEFEGFSSKYTVIYKGKELGQIKLNIPGEHYVKNSLVAVTIGMELLIDFSIIKKALEKFTGVYRRFETKYKNDILVLDDYAHHPTETSATLAGIRAAWDRRLVVVFQPHLFSRTKDFYQDFGRAFLNSDVFICTDIYPAREKPIEGVNGEMIANITKKYGHKNVIYVPDKNDIPKKLMEVKKKEDIIVTMGAGDIWKYGEKFVQLLKEEKH; encoded by the coding sequence GTGTTTAAGAGTATAAAGAAAATACATTTTGTGGGAATCGGCGGTATCGGGATGAGTGGTATCGCGGAGATACTTATCAACCAGGGATTTGAAGTATCCGGTTCCGATCTGCATCTGACTGAAGTTACGAAGCGACTGGAAGAACTCGGCGCTAAAGTTTACGAAGGGCATTCAGCTGATAATATAAAAGATGTTGATGTTCTTGTTTATTCATCCGCAGTTATTCCCGATAATCCCGAAGTAAGAGCAGCAGCTGACAGAAATATTCCCATTATTAAACGTGCAGAAATGCTTGCTGAAACAATGCGTATGCAATATGGAATTGGTATTGCCGGAACACACGGAAAAACCACAACTACTTCGATGGTTGGATTAACTTTGACTGAAGGTGGAATCGATCCTACGATCATTGTTGGCGGAAAATTAAGCGGGCTTGGCGGAACAAATGCTCGGCTCGGCAATGGTGAGTTCATCGTCGTTGAAGCAGATGAGTTCGACAGAACTTTTTTGAAACTTACACCCACTATTGCAGCAATCACAACTCTCGAGAGAGAGCATCTTGATACATACAAAGATCTCGATGATATAAAAACAGCATTCATCGAGTTTGCAAACAAAGTTCCGTTTTATGGATTCGTTGTGATATGTCTCGATGAACCTGCACTGCAGGATATTATCCCATCTATAAATAAAACAGTGTTTACTTATGGAATAACTGCACAAGCAGATGTTCGTGCGATCGATATTGAGTTTGAAGGATTCAGCAGTAAATACACAGTAATCTATAAAGGAAAAGAGCTCGGTCAAATCAAACTGAATATTCCGGGTGAGCATTATGTTAAAAACTCTTTGGTCGCAGTTACAATTGGGATGGAACTCTTAATTGATTTTAGCATAATCAAGAAAGCTCTTGAAAAATTCACTGGTGTTTACAGAAGATTTGAAACGAAATATAAAAACGATATTCTGGTACTGGATGATTACGCACATCATCCGACTGAAACCTCTGCAACGCTTGCAGGAATTAGAGCAGCTTGGGACAGAAGGCTGGTTGTAGTTTTTCAACCGCATCTCTTCTCAAGAACAAAAGATTTCTACCAGGATTTCGGAAGAGCATTCCTGAATTCGGATGTATTTATATGCACAGATATTTATCCCGCAAGAGAAAAGCCTATTGAAGGTGTTAACGGTGAGATGATTGCTAATATCACGAAGAAGTACGGACATAAAAATGTTATTTACGTTCCGGATAAAAATGATATTCCCAAAAAATTAATGGAAGTAAAAAAGAAAGAAGATATTATTGTTACAATGGGAGCTGGAGACATCTGGAAGTATGGAGAAAAATTTGTCCAACTACTTAAGGAGGAAAAGCATTGA
- a CDS encoding FtsQ-type POTRA domain-containing protein yields the protein MSERRSKFFGLVIFLVLIIGFSYLMITGSQASHNEVYNRIEVSENKLLTAQEYLKYAGLNDSTEYESLTLLEVKQKIEKHPYLRKAEVEFDGINTILVEVQEKEIKAVLLQKNDLKLLTGDLKILPLFPPAEIGAFPVISNMDMKKRKGLNEHDINFAFRIIDAINVCDTSMRKNLAEINMRKGGDAILTFADQKFPVLFGKSDEVKKVLVLKNLWNQLGGVENSYEKIDYVDLRYKNKVFIGKSKIELAVR from the coding sequence TTGAGCGAACGTAGAAGTAAATTTTTTGGACTGGTTATATTTTTAGTTTTGATAATCGGATTTTCCTATTTGATGATTACCGGTTCACAGGCGAGTCATAATGAAGTTTATAATCGGATTGAAGTAAGTGAAAATAAACTTCTTACTGCGCAAGAATATTTAAAGTATGCTGGCTTGAATGATTCCACAGAATATGAAAGCCTAACATTATTAGAAGTAAAACAAAAAATTGAAAAACATCCCTACCTGAGAAAAGCGGAAGTTGAATTCGATGGTATAAACACAATCCTGGTCGAGGTTCAAGAAAAAGAGATCAAAGCCGTTCTGCTTCAAAAGAATGATTTAAAACTGTTGACCGGTGATTTAAAAATTCTTCCGCTTTTCCCCCCCGCTGAAATCGGAGCGTTTCCGGTTATTTCTAACATGGATATGAAGAAGAGAAAAGGTTTAAATGAGCATGATATAAATTTTGCTTTCAGAATAATTGATGCAATTAACGTGTGTGATACTAGTATGAGAAAGAATCTTGCTGAAATTAATATGAGAAAAGGCGGAGATGCTATTCTTACTTTTGCCGATCAAAAATTTCCTGTTCTCTTTGGTAAAAGTGATGAAGTAAAAAAAGTATTGGTTTTGAAAAATCTCTGGAATCAATTAGGTGGTGTTGAAAACAGTTATGAAAAAATAGATTATGTTGATCTTCGTTATAAAAACAAAGTATTCATTGGTAAAAGCAAAATAGAACTGGCAGTTAGATGA
- the ftsA gene encoding cell division protein FtsA produces the protein MKKEIIAGIDLGTTKVCAVIAEREEGKQSFNILGFGIAPSEGLHKGLVANIGKTSEAIKEAMSIATNRAGLNITSVNVGVAGEHITSIRHRNYVTISSEEKEITKKDLERLEADVRTIRIPSDRQILHIIPEEFSVDHQPGIENPIGMSGSRLEASNHVVLASIPAIQNIKKSVERAGLKVKDYILQPIASSTSVLEESEKDLGVVLLDIGGGTTDIAIYHKKSIKHTKVIGIAGNQVTNDIRESLGVVTEEAEKLKKEYGYAIETAIIKDEDILIKGVGARGNTKIPISLLTQIISLRMRELFTLIDNEIRSAGYKNKVKAGIVLTGGGSLLRGCPELAEEVFGLPARIGVPQELGEGLSNEIESPEFATVAGLIKGIPGGKSSEYQIIKRKKEAKNSIKLFVKRVQEFFDEL, from the coding sequence ATGAAAAAAGAAATTATAGCTGGAATTGATTTAGGTACAACAAAAGTTTGTGCAGTGATTGCCGAAAGGGAAGAAGGCAAGCAATCTTTCAACATACTCGGATTCGGAATTGCCCCATCTGAAGGGTTGCACAAGGGACTTGTCGCAAACATTGGTAAAACTTCTGAAGCTATTAAAGAAGCTATGTCTATTGCTACGAATCGTGCCGGACTTAACATAACGTCAGTGAATGTTGGAGTTGCAGGCGAACATATCACAAGCATCAGGCACAGGAATTATGTAACCATCAGCAGTGAAGAAAAAGAGATTACGAAGAAAGACCTTGAAAGATTAGAAGCAGATGTAAGAACAATAAGAATTCCATCAGACAGACAAATTCTTCATATTATTCCAGAGGAATTTTCTGTTGATCATCAACCCGGGATTGAAAATCCCATTGGAATGTCAGGTTCACGTTTGGAAGCCAGTAATCACGTGGTTTTGGCGTCAATACCAGCAATACAGAACATAAAAAAATCTGTCGAGCGCGCAGGACTTAAAGTGAAAGATTATATTCTTCAACCGATAGCATCAAGCACATCAGTTCTTGAAGAAAGTGAAAAAGATCTTGGTGTTGTTCTTCTGGATATCGGTGGAGGGACAACTGATATAGCTATCTATCATAAAAAATCAATCAAGCATACGAAAGTAATTGGAATAGCAGGAAACCAGGTAACAAATGACATCAGAGAGTCTTTAGGTGTAGTCACAGAGGAAGCAGAGAAATTAAAAAAAGAATATGGCTATGCAATCGAAACGGCAATTATAAAGGACGAAGATATTTTAATTAAAGGTGTTGGTGCGAGAGGAAATACAAAAATTCCAATCAGCCTACTCACTCAAATAATCAGTTTGAGAATGAGGGAATTGTTTACGCTGATTGATAACGAAATACGAAGTGCTGGATACAAAAACAAAGTAAAAGCCGGAATAGTTTTAACAGGAGGAGGGTCACTGCTGCGTGGTTGCCCCGAATTAGCTGAAGAAGTTTTTGGTTTGCCGGCAAGAATTGGTGTGCCACAGGAGCTTGGTGAAGGATTGTCAAATGAAATTGAAAGTCCGGAGTTTGCCACAGTTGCCGGATTAATAAAAGGAATACCTGGCGGCAAGTCGAGTGAATACCAGATTATCAAAAGAAAAAAAGAAGCTAAGAACTCAATTAAACTATTTGTAAAAAGAGTTCAGGAATTTTTTGATGAATTATAA
- the ftsZ gene encoding cell division protein FtsZ has protein sequence MIKFATLDREKPMSAVLKVIGVGGGGCNALGSMIARGLNGVEYVAVNTDAQVLESSKSHHKIQVGTNITRGLGAGADPNIGRKAVEEDRDKIASVLAGSDMVFITAGMGGGTGTGGAPIIASVAQSIGALVVGIVTKPFRWEGKTRMINAEEGIKELRKHVDSLIVIPNERILSILDGNINAFAAFDKPNEVLYEATRGIADIITVEGLINVDFADVRAVMNQSGEALMGCGIASGENRAIEAAQKAISSPLLEGVNIRGAKSVLLNISGSSNLTLQEINEGNNVIFEAAGEEANVIFGCVRKEEMNDYVSYTVIATGFDSARKTFAQSNFKSQAKKSGEQLSFRGGFNFMDTSNIDKEDLDVPTILRVKSNPVQPEEPENEEPENSFSEKASRYSWAKEKMEQKDSGKKSNDDDDESSSFLRMIMD, from the coding sequence ATGATAAAGTTCGCCACTCTCGATAGAGAAAAACCAATGTCAGCCGTTCTAAAAGTAATTGGCGTAGGCGGCGGAGGCTGTAACGCTCTGGGAAGCATGATTGCCAGAGGTTTGAACGGTGTCGAGTATGTTGCTGTTAATACCGACGCACAGGTTTTGGAAAGCAGCAAGTCACATCACAAAATCCAGGTTGGAACAAACATAACGCGCGGTCTCGGCGCTGGAGCTGATCCGAACATCGGCAGGAAAGCAGTTGAAGAAGACCGCGATAAAATTGCTTCCGTACTTGCAGGCAGTGATATGGTTTTCATTACTGCAGGAATGGGTGGTGGAACCGGCACCGGTGGTGCACCAATTATAGCTTCAGTTGCACAAAGCATTGGAGCTCTTGTAGTTGGCATCGTTACAAAGCCGTTTCGCTGGGAAGGTAAAACTAGAATGATAAATGCTGAGGAAGGAATAAAAGAATTGAGAAAGCATGTAGATAGCTTAATCGTAATTCCAAACGAGCGAATTCTCAGCATACTTGACGGCAACATAAATGCGTTTGCGGCATTCGACAAACCAAACGAAGTGCTGTATGAAGCAACAAGAGGAATCGCTGATATAATTACTGTCGAAGGATTGATAAATGTTGATTTTGCCGATGTTCGCGCCGTGATGAACCAGAGCGGAGAAGCTCTAATGGGTTGCGGAATAGCAAGCGGTGAAAACCGTGCAATCGAAGCCGCTCAGAAAGCAATTTCAAGTCCGCTTCTTGAAGGGGTGAACATACGAGGAGCCAAGAGTGTTCTACTAAATATTTCCGGTTCAAGCAACCTCACTCTTCAGGAAATTAACGAAGGTAACAATGTTATCTTCGAAGCTGCAGGTGAAGAAGCAAATGTAATCTTCGGATGTGTAAGAAAAGAAGAAATGAATGATTACGTTTCTTATACTGTCATTGCAACCGGATTCGACAGCGCAAGAAAAACTTTTGCGCAAAGTAACTTTAAATCACAGGCAAAGAAATCCGGCGAACAGTTAAGTTTCAGGGGTGGATTTAATTTTATGGATACCTCGAACATTGATAAAGAAGATCTGGATGTTCCCACAATTCTCAGGGTAAAGAGCAATCCGGTTCAACCTGAAGAACCGGAGAACGAAGAACCTGAAAATTCTTTCTCGGAAAAAGCCTCAAGATACAGTTGGGCTAAGGAAAAGATGGAACAGAAAGATTCCGGTAAGAAATCAAATGATGACGATGATGAAAGCTCATCATTTTTAAGAATGATTATGGACTAG
- a CDS encoding CPXCG motif-containing cysteine-rich protein, protein MQTDDVINWICQYCGEENELWIDLTIKGDQDFIEDCEVCCRPNRILIKHDKEDEEYLFVESRITDE, encoded by the coding sequence ATGCAGACAGATGACGTAATAAACTGGATTTGTCAGTACTGTGGAGAGGAAAACGAATTATGGATCGACCTGACCATCAAAGGTGATCAGGATTTTATTGAGGACTGTGAAGTATGCTGCAGACCAAACAGAATTCTAATAAAGCATGATAAGGAAGACGAAGAATATTTATTCGTTGAGTCGCGAATAACAGATGAGTAG